TGCTCTACCAACGTCGAGTAAAAGAACTATTGTTACCTGGGATACGTGGATTGAAAAGGCTGTTGAGCTTGCTTGGTCTTCCCCTTATGCCCCAGACAAGAGTATGGCAGTCTATGCTGCAAGCAAGGTCATTGGCGAGAAGGCGATGTGGGATTGGGTTGGTGACAGAAAACTACGATTGGGGGCAAACTCTGGGATTTGTCCAAACATCCTACGTGTCCGCGAGAGCTATGTACTAACATACTTTGGAAAGTGATTCCCCCGGTCGTTCTAGGCAGTCCCTTGAGCACCAAAACCCAAGACTAtccatcctcatcagcaATCCCTATTCCGCTTCTCAATAATGATCAACATGCTATGAATGCCTTTATTGATCAGTTCCCGCCCTGTGAGTATTGCGTGTCCAAACATACTTCTGCTTACCTATTGTGATATCAAAAGTCTTCTTCGTCGATATTGCAGATGCTGCACGACTTCACGTGGCAGCCTTGATTCATGCCGACGTAGAAGGTGAACGAATATTTGCATTTGCAGGACCATTCAACCGCAACGATATTCTCGCAGTCTTCCGGAAGCTCCGCCACCATCGACGATTCACGGATGATATTTGCCGGTCTGACAGAGAACAGGTCCATCGTTGGATTGAGCCTCAGACATAGGGCTGATGGCCTTTTGAAACACCTATGGGGCATCGGATTTGCAAGTCCAGAGACCTGTCGAGAAACTATACAGGATCCTGCCCAGTAGCGCAAGAGATTGTCGAGATCACTGGGAGAGATACGGCAGACAAGGAGCTACACTTAGAGACTGGAGAGTCTGAACTTAGAAAAGTACCAAAAGGAGAAAACACATAGACACGTCACATAGTGATTTCTATACGTGTGCCAGATGTGAGAACCTGATAGCGGTATGGGGGAATACCGATTGTAATTATATAGCCAATCAGAATTGCCTTAATTAGGCCCCACTAGTCCTAGTATCTGTCCGATGTACCAATCATAATAGTTAAGCCCTCCGGACTATTGGAGATTCCGCTTCCGAAGAAACTTACCGCTCTCAGTCCAATCATGTAGCGCTGAGTACGGAATAATTTACCGTTTCTTGAATTTAAAACACTTACCCTATCTCCAGGTAGCAAGGCCCCTAAGTTTAGAGACTACCCCACTAACATTAGGGACCGTAATTCTAAAGCTTAGGGCCTAGTCGCTGGATTTCTAaacgaccaccaccactacaaTCACTcgtaaaataaatatttatgaGATCCTACTATGCTGCAGTCTATGAAAATAATCAAGAAACAAAGACTTTAAGTTCATGGCATTCTTGGCATAATGGGAAATGCCAAGCGGCCAAGGTTTCGGCAAAAAATCGTAGCCtgctagatttagtccgccgcTTGCGTCAATGACCAACAGAAAACTTATACGGCCCAACCTGACAACCTCCCTTCACAACTCTTCAATATAACCATGAAGTCTCCTATCCCCGACTATCTTCGACAGGTATTGGAAAAAGCCCGCCCGGATGACTCGGGGCAGCTTGCCAATTATATCGATGTCCTGGCTAAAGCGGACCCCTCCAAGATGGCCATAGCGCTGTCCACTGTAGACGGGAATCTATACTCGGCCGGAGATGATGAGGTTGAGTTCTCCATCCAGTCCATTTCCAAAGCCTTTGTTTATGCTATCGCCATTGAGGATGCCGGGCTTCCGCGGGTCTTGGAAAAAATCGGTGTGGAACCGTCGGGCGACGCATTTAACAAGCTGTCGTTGCAACCCGGTACCAACCGACCCATGAACCCTATGATCAATGCTGGTGCTATCGCTGCCCACACACTGGTGGCGGGAGAGAGTGCCAGCGCGGAGGAAAGAGTTGATCGCATCTTGAAGGTACTGTCCAAGTTGGCTGGTCGACAGTTGAAAGTGGATGAAGAAGTCTATGAGGCCGAACTTAAGGATGCCAATCGAAACATGGCCATTGGCTACATGCTCAAGGCAGCAGGCATCATTTCGTGTGATCCACAGGATGCCGTACGCGGTTATATCCGCCAAGGCTCCATAACAACCAATGTACGCGACCTGGCCATGATGGCAGCAACGCTGGCCAATGCCGGCGTGAATCCCATTACCGGGGAAGAGATCATGCCTCACCAAAGCGCCCGTCAAGTCTTGTCCGTTATGACTACCTGTGGCATGTACGATGCCGCCGGTGACTGGGTGTCTAGGGTTGGCATGCCGGCAAAGAGTGGCGTGGCCGGCGGTATCATCGGCGCCCTTCCCGGCCAAGTGGGCATTGCCGTCTTCTCCCCGAAGTTAGATGAGCGTGGCAACAGTTTCCGGGGCGTCAAGATGTTTGAACAGCTCTCATCCGAAATGGGCCTTCACATGATGGACATCAGCCAGGTCGGTAGAGCCACTGTCCGTACATGGACCTTGACCATTGCCGGCGGCGCCAAGCAACCGGACGAGCGCGAACAGGAGGTGCCCGTCTTTGGTCTGCGAGGTGCAGTCCGTTTCGCGGGTTCGGAACGTCTGACCCGTGCTATTGTGCGCGAACTCACCCCTCCGAACCCTGACGACCCAGGGTCTGGCCGGCACGCAGATGCTTCTGCCGTCATCTTCTCACTCAAAGACACGTATTCCCTCAATTATGTCGCGCTGCGAATCATCAGTGAGGATATGCGCCGCCTTCTTGCGGCAGATAAAAACGTGGTAGTCATAGACCCTGTCAAGGTCTTAAAAATTGACGGTAACCCTGCATTTAAGGAGAAGTCCCCTTGCGTGGTCAACGACGAAGCTGAGGCGCGTCGTTATATCGGTGGTCAAGGTTGTAGGGCCGTTTCCCACAGTGACGAATTTTATTGAGAATGGGCATTATCATATAAAGAGGAGACTATTCAACGTGGTTTTCATTGTACTCCAGCACTCGATGATATCGTTATATTCTCATTGGGTCGAAACCCACGAAGTCAATAGAAACCAGATGATTAAATTAACTGCCGGTCATAAAAGCGTACCTATGTAGTATCGTTCAACGACACCCCCTACTTTCCATTCCTACATCGAATGATCAGAATTGTTCAAGTCAAGCACATAACCTATGCGGCGCCCTGAAACTCacaatttttaaattaatagcaCTGTCGACTATCTCCGAATGCCCATAATGGGCGATGTTGTGCGGAAGGAAATGTTCTTACTACCGGTACCTCACTACGCGAACAacaaagtatatatatcccgAACCACCAATCAAACTGACATGCAACAACAATATCACACCCTCCAACTAGGTCAACAGGCGAAAGTGGTTATGCTTATCACCCACAGCACTAACATCAATGGGACCATCACCCTGTGGCACAGGTCCGAATTCCCGATCTCTACGTCTATTCTCCGCGGCGTAGGAGAAATGGAGGACCAATCCGACCGGTACAATAATTCCCGTGAGGCCACAACCAATGGCCGTTCCTTTGACGAAGTAAGGTCTATAATCCGTTAGTACATATTGTAGATGGTTCCTTCAAGGTAGGCCTTCACTGGACCTCAGGAAAGGAATGGAACGTACGCAGCGCTATTGGGATACATAAAAGACGcgagaaaggaagagcatTGACCGATGATAGCGAGCAAGGACATTCCAATTCCCTTCTTCGTGTCCCCAGCATTATTATTGAGCATCCAGGTCATGTTGATCGCCAAGGCAGGGAAGATACCACAGCTTGTCAGCCAGATGGCTACGTAGCGCACGGCCGTTCCCGTCTGCGTCGCTAGGAGGGCATAGCCCACGGTCGCGACACTGGCGGATATGGCTAGTATCCAGCCGCGCGATCCATATCGATCCGAGAGCCATGCCACAAGTATGCTGGATAGGAACGCCCCGAAATAAGGCGGTGCAGTAAGGCCTTGGGCCTGCACGGAATCATAGCCCATCGAATGGACGATCGTGGGAAGAAAGTTGGATAGCCCAGCGAAAGAATAATTGCAACAGAAATGGAGACATGCGTGGCAGTAGTTCTTGTAGTCTGTAAGTCCGGCGAATAGTTGGGCCCTGGAAAGTGAGCTCTTTCGTGTTGTGTCGCGGGTTTCCATGCGTTCGACTGCGAAGGTACGTTCTTCGTTGGTGAAGAACTTCGCCGTCGAGGGAGAGTCCATCAATAACAACCAGACGATGGGAGCCATGACGATCGATGGGGACCCTCTAACATGGCTTGATTAGCAACTTACTTCAATGGAAAGTGCAAACGTCGGATCTAGGTTACTTACCGATCAAAAAGATCAACCTCCAGGGTTCCATGTGGGAGTGAATTTGGGAGATCCCATAGGCGATGGCGCCTGCAATGCAGTTCGCAATCGGGCTGGACCCAAGAAGGATTGACACACGTGTGCCCAGTTCGTGACGCTTATAGCATAGCGATAGATAATATGGGACGCCAGCACCAAATCCTGCCTCCAGGACACCCAGCCCTACTCGGCAGGCGACCAACCCTGCCATGTTATGGACAATTCCAGAGCACATTGCGCAAACACCCCATCTTTGGTTATTAGTTAGACGCTTGGTTAAGGTTTCAATGCAGATCAGTCACGTTAACAGATTGGACCTACAGCAAACATAATACGGTCACGTAGATGTGCGCTGGGAAGACCTTCCAGCATAGAACCAGCCACTCTAGACAGGTGTAGGTAATGTAAAAGGAGTTGAGTACCCATGACCACTATACCATACTGTTATCAATAGCTCGAAATAGTTATAGGGATAGTTGACATGCCTCATAGCTGGTGAGACCAAGGCCCTCCTGCGCCCCCGCAGTCTTCGCATTACCGATGTTTCCACGATCAAGGTACGAAATGACATACAAAACCCACACCAGGGGTAGTACCCAGATATCATACTATTGTGAAACATGAGCTAAAAGCTATCCTCTAGCATGGGGCTCATTTACCTTGCGGACAATGCGGGCATTTAATAGTTGCAATTGTTGCCTTTGCTCTGCAACATAATTCTCTTCGGCTTCGACTTTCATCTCATCCACATTCTTGACATGATTGTTTGAGGCcttggtttcttttgctgtTGCAGCTGCCATGTTGGAATGGGTAAAACGGATGGTATGTGAGAGAAGGAATCTACGCGTGGTAGAATTTGGCTTTATATAACAAGCTTCATACGAAATCTTGCTCACTCGGGTCTGGCTTAGCCAAGCACAGCTTGCCCCAGACTGTGTAATGACAAACGTTAGAttagggaagaaaagggtatTGATTCATATCAGTTAGCCATGAGGTCCTACTTATACTCCCTAGGTAACAAAGCATTCCCGCTGAACACAAAGACAGAGGCTAGGCCTGAAAGGCATAGCAGTCAACAGGTAATGCTCCCCATCCCCATACCCCGGACTTTCTCCATACCCCAGAATTTCCCCACATGAGCTGGTGACGGAACATGGCAGCGATCGTGCTTGGCATACCCACCATGGAGATTATGAACGAACTTAATCCGTGTTGCTAAAGAGGGGAAACAGGCTAGACAAACGAACCGGACAGACGCGGGTTTTAACGGTTGAACGAAGTACTACGGTTATGCGAGGCCCGTCCGGCAAATGAAAAGTGGTGCACTGCGACTGCGACACTATGTTCATAGGTCTGCTTCAGACACCATATGGGTTAAAGTTTACGAAGGACATTCTGCTGCGGGgttttatagaaaaatacgTCAACATATAACCAATGTACTACACCGGCAATTTGAGAGAAACTGAAGTTCGGCAAATGCTCAAGAAAGCCGAAATCGGCCTCAACGAGTCAGGTTCCAAGCGTCGCTTTGTTTACGTGCCAAGGGCAGAAGACATCATGACGGTGATCACGCGTAGCATGAACATGTCATTGTAACATATCTTCCCTACTAGTAACGTCATTTATGCTGTTTCATTGCCTATAGCAAAGAGCGAATACATTGATATCCGAGCAGTACTTATGTCAAGATACTATGCGCCACCAAAGTCAATAAAGCGATGGATAAGGAGTGCGATGAATCGGGGCTTCCTATCCTCTTGATTGTGTCCACTGGCTCTAGGGAAACGTGATCTATCAGAGGGTATCACTTCCAGTCTGTAGTGATGATGCATGAGTAGACAGGGAATGCGGAACACAGCCTAAAATAACAGGAGAAACATCTCGATCCCTTTCGCAGTGGTTACTTTAAGCCCTATACAAAAACACGGGGCATGGAGGAGGCACCTCGTCAGATAATAGGTATGTAGCAAAGTCTGCTCATGCTTGCTTCATCGGCATTGTCAAGAATGGTTAAAAGAGAAATGATTTGAATGAGGGAATATATCGTAAACTCTATACAATCCGGGGTTTGATTTGTCGACTGAGGGAGGGCCTCCGAAGCCGGAGTAGATAAAACTTCTACGATTAGGATTAATGGATAACCTATGCATGGATCGTCTCTACCGGATATCCTATGGGTTCCCAGAGCGCTCTAGATGTTGCGCTGCGGGGTCACAGACAAAGAAGGGTAACTACTCTTGTCGACCCACAGCGCAAGGATACACTTCTTTCGAGTTTGCCCAACGAATGAGATGTATGATGTAGTATTGTAACTCTCCTAATACAATCGCTAGTTGACCACATACTAGTATGAACTGAACAGGCTATCCCGTAACCCCATTGGCACTTATATTCGATAGTGTATAATCACGATATACAATCTAGTTCTTCATTCCACTTCATTACTCACACTTGAAAGACGATGTCTGGTTCCAGTTGCCACCAACATATGCAGCGCGTTGTGGGTACGGACATGTTCTGCGTTGGGTTTGGACACCAAGCGCCGGAGTATCATCGATATACTTGGTAGCGATCAGTTCGGCTGGGGCAGTACCGTTTTCAACCCATGCCATCAGAGCCATAATCGCATCGTGTTTTGTATCGCGGAACCCAGGAACACCCCATATATTACTCCCCGTCAAGGCAGAGGGTTGGTTGGCAGATCCAATGTACCAAGGCGCCCCATGTACCGAGCCCGAGCAGTGTTGCATACCgggaatgagaaagaaacgatAGAAATCGTCCAAATCATATCCAAGTGGAATCATGGTTTTCTCAACCTGTTTGTAATAATAGATGCTGGACCCGGTTGGGATTTCCCCGTCAGCGAATCCGTGATAATGAATCAACTTGCCGCCGCGTTGGTAGAAGGGGCGGAGGTCGTATGTATCTGCGGTAGCATTTCCTGGGTCCAGGTATTCGGACAGTTGAATCGTAGCGTAATCGACGTGTTCTGCGGGCCAACTGGCATCGTTGTAAACAAAATCACGAGCATAGGCAATACCGCTGGGCTCGTCTACCGAGTCATCGTCGGTGATGATCATGAGAGAGACTTGAGCCTCAGACCCCCAGgcaaaggaagggaaaatgaatGTCTGGTTCGTATCAATCCAATCACCGTAGACACGATGGATGGTGTCGAGCTGATCGGCACTGAAGCAGGTGCTTGTGTTAGTTCTTGGACTGCTGCAAAGCAATGCCTCGAGGCGAAATTGGCAAGCGTAGCCATCCATAATAATATTGTCCTTTACACCATCTTGTACATCACACTGTCGAAGAACCTCGGTGGCCAAGACATCCATCAATTCGGCAGTAACATGATGAGAAGCGTTGTTCGGCAAGTTATCCAACGCGACCTTTAGGTCCCAATTTTGCTGATGAGAAGTCCACCAAGCACATGCCCCTGCAAGGACACCGTCGAAGTCATCGGGGAACATCTGGACTTCCTTAAGCCCCTGACGACCGCCAGTGGAACATCCCGCGTAGTAGGAATATTCAATATTGTTATCGTAGAATGCTTCTGTCAAGACCCTACCCAGGGCAACACTGCCATGGAGAGCACGCCAGCCCCAGTCTGTTCGCGTTTCGGGGTTGTTTAATGCCCAGCCGGCATCGCCAGCCTCTTGCACGGAGGAGTTATGTCCAGTGTTGGTTGAAACTACTGCAAAGCCGTAGTTTAGCCCGGGCGCCATATCGGCAAATGCAACTTGGCCGGTGAATCCACCATTTCCGTAAGCCATGTAGCGCTTGTTCCACGTGTGTGTTGGGAGCCAAAGACCAAATTCGTATGCAGATGTAGTGGATGAGCTGACATTCACGTAGAGTGCACAATATTCAGGCAAGCCCGTGTAGTTTCCCATTGGTCCCTCAAAGGTCTCCGTGGATGTGAAAATGCGAGCGTATATAATGCTGACATTACTCGTGAGATAAGGAGCGAAGAAGCTTGGCTCGCATGTACTAGCGATGGACACAGCAGGAGCCAACGCGGCAAGGAGCAAAGAAGCACGCATCGTGTAAGGCTATTCAATTAACGACAGGGAAAATGATGGCGAAGGCAGACTGAACGGAGGTAGAGGTAGTTCGAGATATACCTCAGGGGATGTGGTTGCCCCTATccaaaataaatatagtaattaattcATCTCGCGTACGTATGGTAAATGCGTCATCTCCAAAACCATTAGAGCTAGTGGATGGACGGAACCACTCGGTATACCGGCCATATAGTAGGATGCCTGTTGTAGATCACCgggcttcttcctcttctagaTCAAGGTGTGACCGGTGCGTGAGTGGACCCCATGGGTCATCTCGAGAGAGCCCGAACCACCAAGCCACTGTGTGAATCCTCCCGTAACGCATTCCAGAGCTCTGCTATCCTACGCGGTGGTAGCCCATCCGGGCATTCTCGTCAAGGCTCATCCGACTTGGCATCGGCGCAGTGCGGGCTGCAGTAACTTTCTATAGCAGAGCCGATGATCAATTCCATCCTCATGCACTATCATACTATCTATGAGTCCATTCTCCCTTACTTTGGCCGCATGTATCAATCCCATGGGGCAACGATGTTTGATATTGGAAACGATGCCCCAGGAGACCCAACAACATTGTCCTCGGACATAGATACTGCTTGCAGAATATCGGATCTCGGATATAACGACCCACTGGAGTGGAGACTAGTCCTTTTTAGGCAGTGAATGACGGATCGGCCTCTT
This window of the Aspergillus flavus chromosome 8, complete sequence genome carries:
- a CDS encoding MFS transporter, translating into MAAATAKETKASNNHVKNVDEMKVEAEENYVAEQRQQLQLLNARIVRKYDIWVLPLVWVLVAGSMLEGLPSAHLRDRIMFARLTNNQRWGVCAMCSGIVHNMAGLVACRVGLGVLEAGFGAGVPYYLSLCYKRHELGTRAIAYGISQIHSHMEPWRLIFLIGSPSIVMAPIVWLLLMDSPSTAKFFTNEERTFAVERMETRDTTRKSSLSRAQLFAGLTDYKNYCHACLHFCCNYSFAGLSNFLPTIVHSMGYDSVQAQGLTAPPYFGAFLSSILVAWLSDRYGSRGWILAISASVATVGYALLATQTGTAVRYVAIWLTSCGIFPALAINMTWMLNNNAGDTKKGIGMSLLAIIGQCSSFLASFMYPNSAAPYFVKGTAIGCGLTGIIVPVGLVLHFSYAAENRRRDREFGPVPQGDGPIDVSAVGDKHNHFRLLT
- a CDS encoding Tannase/feruloyl esterase, yielding MRASLLLAALAPAVSIASTCEPSFFAPYLTSNVSIIYARIFTSTETFEGPMGNYTGLPEYCALYVNVSSSTTSAYEFGLWLPTHTWNKRYMAYGNGGFTGQVAFADMAPGLNYGFAVVSTNTGHNSSVQEAGDAGWALNNPETRTDWGWRALHGSVALGRVLTEAFYDNNIEYSYYAGCSTGGRQGLKEVQMFPDDFDGVLAGACAWWTSHQQNWDLKVALDNLPNNASHHVTAELMDVLATEVLRQCDVQDGVKDNIIMDGYACQFRLEALLCSSPRTNTSTCFSADQLDTIHRVYGDWIDTNQTFIFPSFAWGSEAQVSLMIITDDDSVDEPSGIAYARDFVYNDASWPAEHVDYATIQLSEYLDPGNATADTYDLRPFYQRGGKLIHYHGFADGEIPTGSSIYYYKQVEKTMIPLGYDLDDFYRFFLIPGMQHCSGSVHGAPWYIGSANQPSALTGSNIWGVPGFRDTKHDAIMALMAWVENGTAPAELIATKYIDDTPALGVQTQRRTCPYPQRAAYVGGNWNQTSSFKCE
- a CDS encoding K-3-type glutaminase; translation: MKSPIPDYLRQVLEKARPDDSGQLANYIDVLAKADPSKMAIALSTVDGNLYSAGDDEVEFSIQSISKAFVYAIAIEDAGLPRVLEKIGVEPSGDAFNKLSLQPGTNRPMNPMINAGAIAAHTLVAGESASAEERVDRILKVLSKLAGRQLKVDEEVYEAELKDANRNMAIGYMLKAAGIISCDPQDAVRGYIRQGSITTNVRDLAMMAATLANAGVNPITGEEIMPHQSARQVLSVMTTCGMYDAAGDWVSRVGMPAKSGVAGGIIGALPGQVGIAVFSPKLDERGNSFRGVKMFEQLSSEMGLHMMDISQVGRATVRTWTLTIAGGAKQPDEREQEVPVFGLRGAVRFAGSERLTRAIVRELTPPNPDDPGSGRHADASAVIFSLKDTYSLNYVALRIISEDMRRLLAADKNVVVIDPVKVLKIDGNPAFKEKSPCVVNDEAEARRYIGGQGCRAVSHSDEFY